In one Hemiscyllium ocellatum isolate sHemOce1 chromosome 27, sHemOce1.pat.X.cur, whole genome shotgun sequence genomic region, the following are encoded:
- the LOC132828679 gene encoding zinc finger protein 850-like, producing the protein MEQLNSLQPEHHRILNMEGISTVQSGEKPCTCLECGQGFSQSSELTEHKCSHSRQKPWKCGDCGKGYSCPSKLEIHRRSHTGERPFTCSKCGKGFTTSSHLLTHQRIHTGERPFTCSECGKGFSQSSHLLSHRRTHTKERPFTCSENGKSFTQSSQRLRHRGIDTRERLFTCSSCGKKFTRLHNLLTHQRIHTGERPFICSTCGKGFTQSSNLSRHQQLHTDDRSFKCMDCGKCCKSSGELKSHQRAHTDKALLKCSYCGAGFRGSSQLTLHQRVHTGEKPFSCSDCGKEFSRSSYLLTHQRMHTGERLFTCSDCGKRFPRSSQLMAHQRVHTRERPFICSMCGKGFTCSSYLLAHQQVHTRETLTCSKCGKGFARLSNLRAHQRVHTRERLFSCSECGKEFIRPSYLRAHQRTHTRERPFSCSQCGKEFIQSSHLRAHQRTHTGERPFTCCKCGKGFIRFSDLVRHQRIHTDERPFKCSECGQCYKTSRTLMTHQSVHTDKRPYSCCQCGKGFRRSSQLIVHKRIHTGEKLFSCSECGKKFIRSSQLVIHQRVHTGERPFTCLECGKGFTCSSNLLIHQRIHTGERPFTCPKCGKGFGHSSSLVKHQRVHTDERPFECSDCRKCFKSCRELMSHQRVHSDERPYRCSHCKVGFKRLSNLAVHQRVHTEESQSQPQ; encoded by the coding sequence ATGGAGCAGCTCAATTCATTGCAACCTGAACATCATCGGATTTTGAACATGGAAGGAATCAGTACCGTTCAGAGTGGGGAGAAACCGTGCACGTGTCTTGAATGTGGACAAGGTTTCAGCCAGTCATCTGAGCTGACAGAACATAAGTGCAGTCACAGTAGgcagaaaccatggaaatgtggggactgtgggaagggaTATAGTTGTCCATCAAAGCTGGAAATTCATCgacgcagtcacactggggagaggcctttcacctgctccaagtgcgggaagggattcaccACCTCATCGCACTTGCTGACGCACCAGCGGAttcacactggggaaaggccgttcacctgctcggAGTGTGGAAAGGGATTCAGTCAGTCATCCCACCTACTGTCGCATCGACGCACACACACTAAGGaaaggccgttcacctgctctgagaATGGGAAGAGCTTCACTCAGTCGTCCCAACGACTGAGGCACCGTGGAAttgacaccagggagaggctgttcacctgctcGAGTTGTGGGAAGAAATTCACTCGCTTGCACAATTTGTTGACACATCAGcgaattcacactggggagaggcctttcaTCTGCTCCACGTGTGGGAAAGGGTTTACTCAGTCATCCAACTTGTCGAGACACCAGCAACTTCACACAGATGATAGATCTTTTAAATGCATGGACTGTGGGAAGTGCTGTAAAAGTTCCGGGGAACTAAAGTCCCATCAACGAGCTCACACAGATAAGGCACTGTTGAAGTGCTCTTACTGTGGGGCTGGATTCAGGGGATCATCTCAGCTCACTttacaccagcgagttcacactggggagaagcctttCTCCTGCTCTgattgtgggaaggaattcagTCGGTCATCCTACCTGTTGACACACCAGCGGATGCACACTGGtgagaggctgttcacctgctcGGACTGTGGGAAAAGGTTTCCTCGGTCATCCCAGTTAATGGCCCATCAGCGggttcacaccagggagagaccattcatctgctccatgtgtgggaagggattcacttgtTCATCCTATCTGCTTgcacaccagcaggttcacaccAGGGAGACACTCACCTGCTCCAAGTGTGGGAAGGGGTTTGCTCGCTTATCCAACCTGCGGGCCCACCAACGGGTTCACACTAGAGAGAGGCTGTTCTCCtgctccgagtgtgggaaggAATTCATTCGGCCATCCTACCTGCGTGCACACCAGCGTACTCACACTAgagagaggccgttctcctgctcCCAGTGTGGGAAGGAATTCATTCAGTCATCCCACCTGCGCGCACACCAGCGTACTCACACTGGAGAGAGACCATTCACATGTTGCAAGTGCGGGAAGGGATTTATTCGCTTTTCCGACCTGGTGagacaccagcggatccacactgaCGAGAGACCTTTCAAGTGTTCTGAATGTGGGCAGTGCTATAAAACTTCTAGGACACTGATGACCCATCAATCTGTTCACACTGACAAGAGACCCTATAGCTGCTGTCAGTGTGGGAAGGGGTTCAGAAGATCATCTCAACTCATTGTTCACAAGcgaattcacactggggagaagttGTTctcctgctctgagtgtgggaagaaaTTTATTCGGTCTTCCCAACTGGTGATACACCAGCGAGTTCAtactggggagaggcccttcacctgcttggagtgtgggaagggattcacttgCTCATCCAATCTGCTAATTCATCAAAGAATTCACACTGGCGAGAGACCGTTCAcctgccccaagtgtgggaaggggTTTGGTCACTCATCCAGCCTGGTGAAACACCAGCGAGTGCACACTGACGAGAGGCCTTTTGAATGTTCAGATTGCAGGAAGTGCTTTAAGAGTTGCAGGGAACTGATGTCCCATCAGCGTGTTCACTCAGATGAGAGACCGTACAGGTGCTCTCACTGCAAGGTTGGATTCAAACGGTTATCTAACCTCGCTgtacaccagcgagttcacactgaggagagCCAGTCCCAGCCTCAGTGA